From Candidatus Electrothrix rattekaaiensis, one genomic window encodes:
- a CDS encoding N-acetylmuramoyl-L-alanine amidase has protein sequence MSPNIKIRHLPTDQFEDRPKGIEIDTLIIHSMHNPEEKNGFSALSCKKCLDKYGVSAHYLIDLSGTVWQLISEDKKAWHAGISRMPEDGREGVNAFSIGIELIGSEETDFTETQYQALALLTQDILSRHPLQYIYGHCDIAPGRKTDPWGLDWPRYRKDILRSCTVTNLRFSPSVTAVPVNGKN, from the coding sequence ATGTCTCCCAATATAAAAATCCGCCATCTTCCGACTGACCAGTTTGAAGATCGTCCAAAAGGTATCGAAATTGACACCCTAATCATCCACTCAATGCATAATCCAGAAGAGAAAAACGGCTTTTCCGCCTTGTCCTGCAAAAAATGTCTGGACAAGTATGGCGTTTCAGCGCATTATTTAATCGACCTGAGCGGCACCGTGTGGCAATTGATCTCAGAGGACAAAAAGGCTTGGCATGCCGGAATCAGCAGAATGCCAGAGGACGGTCGAGAAGGAGTGAACGCCTTCAGCATCGGTATTGAACTCATCGGCAGCGAAGAGACTGACTTCACCGAGACCCAGTATCAGGCCTTGGCCCTGCTGACCCAAGACATTCTCTCCCGGCACCCTCTTCAATATATATATGGTCATTGTGATATTGCACCGGGCCGAAAAACCGACCCTTGGGGCTTGGACTGGCCCCGGTATCGAAAAGACATTCTGCGGTCCTGCACTGTTACAAACCTACGCTTTTCACCGTCCGTGACAGCAGTACCTGTCAACGGCAAAAACTAG